In the Paramormyrops kingsleyae isolate MSU_618 chromosome 6, PKINGS_0.4, whole genome shotgun sequence genome, one interval contains:
- the hyal3 gene encoding hyaluronidase-3 isoform X2, translated as MVMIRSPLVLHILGQLLFCSGIVWAFPGTRTESHATADPRLDARPFTVVWNMPTAKCQEKYGVHLDLSAFDIIANHHEKFQGQNMTVFYYNKLGLYPYISKEGDQVNGGVPQQSNLQAHLSKAKAEIEDLLKPGFHGLAVIDWEKWHPLWVRNFGAKKKYKLLSEQLVMEEHPDISRREVLFLACREFERSAKQFMSGTLQLGADTRPAGLWGFYGFPACYNYHKGQHSLNYTGHCHPKAMEWNSRLDWLWNHSNALYPSIYLPLQLAGSPNSTLMVRYRILEALRVASYYSISPKAKPVLPYARVAFVHTLRFLNKIDLDHTLGEAAALGAAGVVLWGELRFAKSKHQCQLLKNYVDQVLGKFVQNLKHAAWHCSDRLCSGKGRCTRRDPLSGHTLHQPDAHPSSVSGRLPANSTQLGLAFRCVCYRGWTGEQCQERML; from the exons TTCCTGGAACTCGCACGGAGAGCCATGCCACTGCTGATCCCAGACTTGACGCCCGGCCTTTCACTGTGGTATGGAACATGCCCACAGCCAAATGCCAGGAGAAGTATGGGGTCCACCTGGATCTGAGTGCCTTTGACATCATTGCGAACCATCATGAGAAATTTCAGGGCCAGAACATGACTGTTTTCTACTACAATAAATTAGGGTTATACCCCTATATCTCTAAAGAGGGAGACCAGGTGAATGGTGGTGTCCCACAGCAGAGTAATTTGCAAGCACACCTCAGCAAGGCCAAGGCTGAGATTGAGGACCTGCTTAAGCCAGGCTTCCATGGACTGGCTGTAATTGACTGGGAGAAGTGGCACCCCCTTTGGGTACGTAATTTCGGTGCAAAGAAAAAGTATAAGCTGCTCTCTGAACAGCTTGTTATGGAAGAGCATCCAGATATTTCCAGGCGGGAGGTGCTATTTTTGGCCTGCCGAGAGTTTGAGAGGAGTGCAAAGCAGTTCATGTCTGGTACCCTTCAGCTTGGTGCTGACACACGGCCTGCTGGGCTCTGGGGTTTCTATGGATTCCCTGCCTGTTACAACTACCACAAAGGGCAGCACAGCCTCAACTACACAGGACACTGCCACCCGAAGGCCATGGAGTGGAACAGTCGCCTGGACTGGCTGTGGAACCACTCCAACGCCCTGTACCCAAGCATCTACCTCCCTCTCCAGCTGGCTGGGTCACCAAATTCCACCCTCATGGTTCGCTATCGAATCCTGGAAGCCCTAAGGGTAGCATCATATTATTCTATATCACCAAAAGCCAAACCTGTGCTACCCTATGCTAGGGTGGCATTTGTTCACACTCTTCGGTTCCTGAACAAG ATAGACCTGGATCACACACTGGGAGAAGCTGCGGCCCTCGGAGCAGCAGGGGTGGTGCTATGGGGAGAGCTACGTTTTGCCAAATCAAAG CACCAGTGCCAGCTCCTGAAGAATTACGTGGACCAAGTCCTGGGGAAGTTTGTGCAGAACTTAAAACATGCGGCTTGGCACTGCAGTGATAGGCTCTGCAGTGGGAAAGGTCGTTGCACCCGACGAGACCCCCTGTCGGGACACACCCTGCACCAACCTGATGCCCACCCATCCAGCGTCTCTGGGAGGCTGCCAGCCAATAGCACCCAGCTTGGCTTGGCTTTCCGATGTGTGTGCTACCGGGGCTGGACTGGGGAACAGTGTCAGGAAAGGATGCTTTAA
- the hyal3 gene encoding hyaluronidase-3 isoform X1: MSLGRTVQHANRLLGQSAIMVMIRSPLVLHILGQLLFCSGIVWAFPGTRTESHATADPRLDARPFTVVWNMPTAKCQEKYGVHLDLSAFDIIANHHEKFQGQNMTVFYYNKLGLYPYISKEGDQVNGGVPQQSNLQAHLSKAKAEIEDLLKPGFHGLAVIDWEKWHPLWVRNFGAKKKYKLLSEQLVMEEHPDISRREVLFLACREFERSAKQFMSGTLQLGADTRPAGLWGFYGFPACYNYHKGQHSLNYTGHCHPKAMEWNSRLDWLWNHSNALYPSIYLPLQLAGSPNSTLMVRYRILEALRVASYYSISPKAKPVLPYARVAFVHTLRFLNKIDLDHTLGEAAALGAAGVVLWGELRFAKSKHQCQLLKNYVDQVLGKFVQNLKHAAWHCSDRLCSGKGRCTRRDPLSGHTLHQPDAHPSSVSGRLPANSTQLGLAFRCVCYRGWTGEQCQERML, encoded by the exons TTCCTGGAACTCGCACGGAGAGCCATGCCACTGCTGATCCCAGACTTGACGCCCGGCCTTTCACTGTGGTATGGAACATGCCCACAGCCAAATGCCAGGAGAAGTATGGGGTCCACCTGGATCTGAGTGCCTTTGACATCATTGCGAACCATCATGAGAAATTTCAGGGCCAGAACATGACTGTTTTCTACTACAATAAATTAGGGTTATACCCCTATATCTCTAAAGAGGGAGACCAGGTGAATGGTGGTGTCCCACAGCAGAGTAATTTGCAAGCACACCTCAGCAAGGCCAAGGCTGAGATTGAGGACCTGCTTAAGCCAGGCTTCCATGGACTGGCTGTAATTGACTGGGAGAAGTGGCACCCCCTTTGGGTACGTAATTTCGGTGCAAAGAAAAAGTATAAGCTGCTCTCTGAACAGCTTGTTATGGAAGAGCATCCAGATATTTCCAGGCGGGAGGTGCTATTTTTGGCCTGCCGAGAGTTTGAGAGGAGTGCAAAGCAGTTCATGTCTGGTACCCTTCAGCTTGGTGCTGACACACGGCCTGCTGGGCTCTGGGGTTTCTATGGATTCCCTGCCTGTTACAACTACCACAAAGGGCAGCACAGCCTCAACTACACAGGACACTGCCACCCGAAGGCCATGGAGTGGAACAGTCGCCTGGACTGGCTGTGGAACCACTCCAACGCCCTGTACCCAAGCATCTACCTCCCTCTCCAGCTGGCTGGGTCACCAAATTCCACCCTCATGGTTCGCTATCGAATCCTGGAAGCCCTAAGGGTAGCATCATATTATTCTATATCACCAAAAGCCAAACCTGTGCTACCCTATGCTAGGGTGGCATTTGTTCACACTCTTCGGTTCCTGAACAAG ATAGACCTGGATCACACACTGGGAGAAGCTGCGGCCCTCGGAGCAGCAGGGGTGGTGCTATGGGGAGAGCTACGTTTTGCCAAATCAAAG CACCAGTGCCAGCTCCTGAAGAATTACGTGGACCAAGTCCTGGGGAAGTTTGTGCAGAACTTAAAACATGCGGCTTGGCACTGCAGTGATAGGCTCTGCAGTGGGAAAGGTCGTTGCACCCGACGAGACCCCCTGTCGGGACACACCCTGCACCAACCTGATGCCCACCCATCCAGCGTCTCTGGGAGGCTGCCAGCCAATAGCACCCAGCTTGGCTTGGCTTTCCGATGTGTGTGCTACCGGGGCTGGACTGGGGAACAGTGTCAGGAAAGGATGCTTTAA